One window of the Salvia miltiorrhiza cultivar Shanhuang (shh) chromosome 6, IMPLAD_Smil_shh, whole genome shotgun sequence genome contains the following:
- the LOC130988427 gene encoding uncharacterized protein LOC130988427 produces the protein MECNKDEAVRVRELAEMKMKNNDFEGARKNVLKAQNLYPELENISQLLSICDVHCSAKRLVPGSEKDWYGVLQVAKFADEMAIKKQYRRLALFLHPDKNRFPGAESAFKLICEANAVLSDPQKKYLYDQKIRVMVRSTPVVPPHHHLNKTSQFNKQYGPEIKVANGFRSMNQHQTTQSSFSVRQEVFCTSCPFCSLKYQLDRKFVNKNLRCQKCTKTFTGYETGAQGIPEGVPLASKYAPGSSQNGIPNHGGSKHGVQNGKGSSASHMASQWCANKQTQPSVQTESIFKDKGVGRPAKVSRKAKRKGRRRGSESSESYDTSSESDLEDVYGVATNPSSGPSNAHFPRRSSRKRQNISYNEGVGDDDDDDDDLPLPSPRKRSQGNKLPEDNGIRQNNALDGESAKHENQNGLHADADFSKTESKETGSVYPEERPQNKSYSDTGVKTKGEGGRMPNIGADAIETEIDSDRDAHSGDDSIKDHCECDDPEFNDFDKDRDENCFAVSQYWACYDSADSMPRFYAKVKKVQFSPFELWITWLEADPADDAQKKWIDADLPVGCGNFKVGATQKMSNRFTFAQQVHCEKGKRGSLIIYPRRGEVWALFKDWDLSWSSQPDSRRKYKYEVVEVLSDFDAVAGVRVCYLDKVGGFVSLFQRSSQSATESFMIRPNEVYRFSHCICSFKMTGSEREGVPVGSFELDPAALPLNPDHLYYPGKSKMGTDNTEPGVNCAPPESGTGKDNFVDLECSDG, from the coding sequence ATGGAGTGCAACAAAGATGAGGCTGTCCGGGTCAGGGAACTGGCGGAgatgaaaatgaaaaacaatGACTTTGAAGGGGCTCGAAAGAATGTACTGAAGGCACAGAATCTTTATCCAGAACTTGAGAATATTTCCCAGCTGCTTAGCATCTGTGATGTTCATTGTTCAGCTAAAAGATTGGTGCCTGGATCTGAAAAGGACTGGTATGGAGTCCTTCAAGTTGCAAAGTTTGCTGATGAGATGGCAATCAAGAAACAATACCGGCGGCTTGCTCTTTTTCTCCATCCGGATAAGAATCGATTCCCTGGTGCAGAGTCTGCTTTTAAGTTGATTTGTGAAGCAAATGCTGTGCTTTCAGACCCCCAAAAGAAGTATTTATATGACCAGAAGATCAGAGTAATGGTTAGATCTACTCCAGTAGTCCCTCCACATCACCACTTGAATAAAACTTCTCAATTTAACAAGCAATATGGACCTGAGATCAAAGTTGCCAATGGTTTTCGCAGTATGAATCAACATCAAACCACGCAGTCGAGCTTTTCTGTCAGGCAGGAAGTGTTCTGCACAAGTTGCCCGTTCTGTAGTTTAAAGTACCAGTTGGATAGAAAATTTGTGAACAAAAATTTGCGCTGTCAGAAATGCACAAAAACTTTTACAGGTTATGAAACGGGTGCTCAAGGTATTCCTGAAGGTGTTCCGCTGGCATCCAAATACGCTCCGGGAAGTTCTCAGAATGGGATACCGAATCACGGCGGAAGTAAACATGGTGTTCAAAATGGCAAGGGATCTTCGGCATCACATATGGCATCTCAGTGGTGTGCCAACAAGCAAACCCAACCAAGTGTTCAGACGGAAAGTATTTTCAAAGATAAGGGGGTAGGAAGGCCTGCAAAGGTCAGCAGGAAGGCCAAACGAAAGGGGAGAAGAAGGGGTTCGGAATCTAGTGAGAGTTATGACACCTCCAGTGAATCTGACCTAGAAGATGTCTATGGTGTTGCAACCAATCCGAGTTCTGGACCTTCTAATGCCCATTTTCCACGTAGATCATCTCGGAAAAGGCAAAACATATCCTACAATGAAGGTGttggtgatgatgatgatgatgatgatgatcttCCTCTTCCTAGTCCTCGCAAGAGATCTCAAGGAAACAAGTTACCAGAAGATAATGGAATCAGGCAAAACAATGCTTTGGATGGAGAATCTGCAAAACATGAGAATCAAAATGGTTTACATGCTGATGCAGATTTTTCCAAGACTGAGAGTAAAGAAACAGGATCTGTTTACCCTGAAGAAAGACCGCAAAACAAGTCTTACAGTGACACAGGAGTCAAGACAAAGGGAGAAGGTGGTCGTATGCCAAACATTGGTGCTGATGCAATTGAAACTGAAATTGACTCTGACAGGGATGCACACTCTGGTGACGATTCAATTAAGGACCACTGTGAGTGTGATGATCCAGAATTTAATGATTTTGATAAGGACCGTGATGAAAATTGTTTTGCTGTTAGCCAGTACTGGGCTTGTTATGATTCAGCTGATTCCATGCCAAGATTTTATGCAAAGGTGAAGAAGGTACAATTCTCTCCATTTGAGTTGTGGATCACATGGTTAGAAGCTGATCCTGCAGATGACGCTCAAAAGAAATGGATAGATGCGGATTTACCTGTTGGTTGTGGGAATTTTAAGGTTGGCGCAACTCAAAAAATGTCAAATCGTTTCACATTCGCTCAGCAAGTGCACTGTGAGAAGGGTAAGAGAGGTTCTTTAATCATATATCCTAGACGAGGGGAAGTTTGGGCTCTTTTTAAGGACTGGGATTTGAGCTGGAGCTCCCAGCCTGATAGTCGCAGAAAGTACAAATATGAAGTTGTGGAGGTGTTATCGGATTTTGATGCAGTGGCTGGTGTCAGAGTTTGTTACTTAGATAAAGTTGGAGGATTCGTGAGCCTGTTCCAAAGAAGTAGCCAGAGCGCGACCGAGTCATTTATGATAAGGCCCAATGAAGTATACAGATTCTCACACTGTATTTGTTCTTTCAAAATGACAGGCTCTGAAAGAGAAGGAGTGCCAGTTGGCTCTTTTGAACTCGATCCTGCAGCCCTACCTCTGAATCCCGATCACTTGTACTACCCCGGAAAATCAAAGATGGGAACTGATAACACGGAGCCTGGAGTTAATTGTGCTCCACCAGAGTCGGGTACAGGAAAAGATAACTTTGTGGATCTGGAGTGCTCTGATGGGTAG